The DNA window GAGGGTTTTACCATCCGGACTGAAAGCTAACCCCTCAATATCCCCCGTGTGTTCAGTGAGCGTTCGTCTGTGTTCGCCTGTGCTGACATCCCAGATACGGATTGTTTCGTCTAAATATGATGAACTTGCGAGTGTTTTTCCATCCGGACTAAATACGACCCTTTGAACGTCCTCCGAATGGCCAGTGAGTGTTCGCTTAAGTTTACCTGTATTTAAATCTGAGAGGTAGATGTTACCATCGAAACTGCCAAGAGCGACTATTTTTCCATCCGGACTGAAGGCTTCGCTAAATACACCATCTGTTGTAGACACGGTAAATGCTTTCTTAGGTTTACCAGTGATCGTATCCGATATACAGATTTCGCTACCCCAAGTTACACTCACAATTGTTTTTCCATCCGGACTGAATGATAAATTACGGATACCCTTTGGAAGTCCTGTGAACTTCTGTTTCTGTTCTCCAGTGATGGTATCCCAAAATCGAATAGTACCGTCACTGCCACCAGTACCGTCACCGCCACTGGCAATTGTTTTTCCATCCGGACTGAATGCCAAGTTTGAGACCGATTCTGTACTTTTAGTGAGCATTTTTTCGGCACCTGTGCTTCTATGCCACAGTAGAATGGTGCCATCCTCGCCTCCACTCGCAAGGATGTGTCCATCAGGACTGAAGGCAAGGCACTTGACTTCACTTGTATGTGCTGTAAGAAGCGCAACCTCTTGATATGTTGTTGTATCGTAGATCCAAATACCGATACCCGTCGCAACAACGAGAATTGCTCCATCGGAAGAATACTGGATTTCACTTATCTTACCTTTACCGAGGCGTGCTTTAGCATCTTCTGGTAGATTCCATTGTGTGGGTTCTTGTGCTGTATTATTTTTCATAGACTTAGTTCCTGTTGGTAGACCTTTGTTGCTGTTTTTACCGGGTATCGTATCGTTCCCAACCCGATTTTGTAAATTGGGTTTTGATTGAATATCAAGAACAATTGACGCATCAACAATTTCAATCGTAGGTTCTGATTGGGCATCAAGGCTATAAGGCTGCTGAGAACGTGCAATGAATTGATTGCTCGCACCCATCAACAAAATGACCAAAATAACAGATGAACCTAAAGCCGCCAACGGTAGAAACGGCTTACCTCCTGAAGGAGATGTCTGCTTGATTGCATCAATGTTCCGCATGATGTTTTCGATGAGATTTGGACTTAATGGGATGCTGCCAAGTGTCTCTTGGATTATTGGTTCTTCGTTCTTTAATCGTTCTCGCGCACGGTGAAGTCGACTTCTAACTGTGTTCGAGGACACCCCTAAAAATCTGCTAATTTCTTCACAAGTCATCTCTCCGAGGTAGTAAAGGACCATCACCGTCCGTTCACTTTCCGGTAGTTTTTCCATGAGCCCTTGCACAATTTGACGGCGATGCTCAACGGCTGTATCTTCACGTTGTTCGCGGACATAGTTCGAGTAATCGATTTCTTCAAGTGTTTCTTCACTGGTAGTTTCCAAGGATTGCATTTTCAGTTGCCGCTGCCGTAACCATGACCTGCAAAGCCGATCTGTGATTACATAAAGCCATCCGGCAAACTGACTCGGATTTTTCAACGAAGCGAGTTTCTTGTGTGCTTGCAGGAAGGTGTCTTGGGTGATTTCTTCAGCGATATGGAAATCTCCGATTTTCCGCCATGCCAAAGCGTGAACGCTTTTTTGGTATTTTTTTACTAAAATACTGAAAGCATGCTCGTCGCCTAACAATATACTGTGAATCAGTTCAACATCACTTTTTTCCATCAGAAGTCTCCCATAACTAATAGGGCGGACGCAACGCGCAATACATTGCGCGGCTACGAACCGGGATCCCCATAGTGCTCAATGTATGAGGTACCGCTTTTGAAAAACACACGCCCTTCCAAGGTCCAGCTGTTTGTAGCAAGGAAATCCTTTATCGGCTGTTTGCGTAAGTCAGCCAATTTAGGCTTACAATTAGTAGTGACGCAATTTTACAGCGGATATGTTGCATAGTTGTCATAATTGGAAAAAAATCTGAATTTTTAATCAGAAATTTCCAATTCGCTTCCGCTATATTGCCAACACTCTCAATCCCTATTTATGAACTTACTTCGCTATAAATCGCGGGAAGTTTAAGATGTGCCAAAGTGGTCAGATCCGGGCATTAGATGTTCTTGCGCGACTTCTGCATTAATTTCGACACCCAATCCGGGCTGCTCTGGCACCACAAATATGTTATCTTGAAGGAGGGGTTCATCGGAGATAGCAAAGTCCCACCGCCACTCGACCTGATCGGCGTGATACGGGAGTTCCATGACGATGAAATTCCGCACAGCGGCACAAACGTGTGCTGTCGCTGTCATACCGATTGGGGACGTGATGTTGTGTGCGGCAAACGGCATATAATATAGGTCTGCAAGATCCGCAATCTTCTTTGCCTCAAGTATCCCACCTGTGCCGGAGACATCGACATGGAGCATATCACAGGCTTGCGTCTGGATCAATTCTCTGAAACCATCCCTACGAAATAGGAACTCACCGGTACAGATCGGGATAGAAGTCGCGGTGCTGACCTTCGCCATCGCTTCAACATTATCGTTTGGGACAGGGTCTTCCAAGAACATTAAATCGAACGGCTCTAAAAGTTCCGCAAGCTTCATTGCCGAGTGGACGCTGAATAGGCTATGGCAGTCGATACTGATGTCAATTTCATCACCAGCGGCTTCCCGTGCGGCGGCAACCAACGCTGTCATTTTCTGCAACTCTGCCGTACTTAATTCCCGATTGACTGCATCCTGCTTGAGTTCATTTGCGGAGTTATCAATGTCAAACTTAATCGCTTGGTAGCCGTCTGCAACACCTTCTCTGGCTCGCTGTGC is part of the Candidatus Poribacteria bacterium genome and encodes:
- a CDS encoding sigma-70 family RNA polymerase sigma factor: MEKSDVELIHSILLGDEHAFSILVKKYQKSVHALAWRKIGDFHIAEEITQDTFLQAHKKLASLKNPSQFAGWLYVITDRLCRSWLRQRQLKMQSLETTSEETLEEIDYSNYVREQREDTAVEHRRQIVQGLMEKLPESERTVMVLYYLGEMTCEEISRFLGVSSNTVRSRLHRARERLKNEEPIIQETLGSIPLSPNLIENIMRNIDAIKQTSPSGGKPFLPLAALGSSVILVILLMGASNQFIARSQQPYSLDAQSEPTIEIVDASIVLDIQSKPNLQNRVGNDTIPGKNSNKGLPTGTKSMKNNTAQEPTQWNLPEDAKARLGKGKISEIQYSSDGAILVVATGIGIWIYDTTTYQEVALLTAHTSEVKCLAFSPDGHILASGGEDGTILLWHRSTGAEKMLTKSTESVSNLAFSPDGKTIASGGDGTGGSDGTIRFWDTITGEQKQKFTGLPKGIRNLSFSPDGKTIVSVTWGSEICISDTITGKPKKAFTVSTTDGVFSEAFSPDGKIVALGSFDGNIYLSDLNTGKLKRTLTGHSEDVQRVVFSPDGKTLASSSYLDETIRIWDVSTGEHRRTLTEHTGDIEGLAFSPDGKTLASSGSYDGTIRFWDVHTGDEKYAVTGHTDHVYSVAFNPDGKFVASGYSGGAIRFWDADTGLYLRTLKGLNKDAYGGLVFTADGRILACADELNIRLQDPRTAEEKMLLTGHTWGIHSMALSPDGDTLASGSEDTTIRLWDMHTGEHKKTLNGHKHRVYSVAFSPDGKTLASGSDDNTIRLWNVDTGETERILTGHAGEFEGVDNGPSSVEGVKSVAFSPDGKTLASGGGDNVIHLWDIGTGKRKMTLVGHTHWVFSLAFSPDGKTLASGSVDSDIRLWDPHTGKHKKTLTGHGNWVRSIAFSSDGKTLVSGSDDGSVLLWKIDP
- a CDS encoding mandelate racemase/muconate lactonizing enzyme family protein, producing the protein MKITDVKAMTLKGYKQWNYVQIETDTGLTGIGEAHPGAGIAEIILQFKRILIDADPRNIEPLYNRMIGAASNRYAMGLSAIGGIETALWDLLGKSLGVPVYQLLGGKYRDRIRLYADVGHGKGNTPEGWAQRAREGVADGYQAIKFDIDNSANELKQDAVNRELSTAELQKMTALVAAAREAAGDEIDISIDCHSLFSVHSAMKLAELLEPFDLMFLEDPVPNDNVEAMAKVSTATSIPICTGEFLFRRDGFRELIQTQACDMLHVDVSGTGGILEAKKIADLADLYYMPFAAHNITSPIGMTATAHVCAAVRNFIVMELPYHADQVEWRWDFAISDEPLLQDNIFVVPEQPGLGVEINAEVAQEHLMPGSDHFGTS